The following proteins are co-located in the Oenanthe melanoleuca isolate GR-GAL-2019-014 chromosome 4, OMel1.0, whole genome shotgun sequence genome:
- the COMMD8 gene encoding COMM domain-containing protein 8 isoform X2 translates to MARLLEKLPAGRALEFLHKVVDGICGRAYPRYQDYSNVWSLSEWMEVLEETMGYFKTAVGKNMSDEEAAQQIIELNSDCQEAITKCLKGRKEEIRNALVENVHAISSAQLQDFDWQLKLALSSDKISMLQMPLLNLDLDVRENGEIKPVSIEMNKEELQNLINALEAANKVVLQLK, encoded by the exons ATGGCGCggctgctggagaagctgccGGCGGGACGGGCGCTCGAG TTCCTTCATAAGGTAGTTGATGGCATCTGTGGCCGTGCATATCCTCGATACCAGGATTATAGCAACGTTTGGAGCTTGTCAGAGTGGATGGAGGTTTTAGAAGAAACTATGGGGTATTTCAAAACTGCAGTTGGCAAAAATATGTCTGATGAAGAG gcTGCTCAGCAGATAATTGAATTAAATTCAGACTGTCAAGAAGCAATTACAAAATGTCTGAAAGgtagaaaggaagaaatcagGAATGCCCTAGTGGAAAATGTACATGCAATCTcttctgcccagctgcaggattttGACTGGCAGTTGAAG CTTGCTCTGTCCAGTGATAAGATCTCCATGCTGCAAATGCCACTCCTCAATCTTGACTTGGATGTGAGAGAAAATGGTGAAATTAAGCCAGTTTCTATAGAGATGAATAAGGAAGAGTTGCAGAACCTAATAAATGCACTGGAAGCTGCTAATAAG gTTGTCTTACAACTGAAATGA
- the COMMD8 gene encoding COMM domain-containing protein 8 isoform X1: protein MARLLEKLPAGRALEFLHKVVDGICGRAYPRYQDYSNVWSLSEWMEVLEETMGYFKTAVGKNMSDEEAAQQIIELNSDCQEAITKCLKGRKEEIRNALVENVHAISSAQLQDFDWQLKLALSSDKISMLQMPLLNLDLDVRENGEIKPVSIEMNKEELQNLINALEAANKVTVNDLIFCS, encoded by the exons ATGGCGCggctgctggagaagctgccGGCGGGACGGGCGCTCGAG TTCCTTCATAAGGTAGTTGATGGCATCTGTGGCCGTGCATATCCTCGATACCAGGATTATAGCAACGTTTGGAGCTTGTCAGAGTGGATGGAGGTTTTAGAAGAAACTATGGGGTATTTCAAAACTGCAGTTGGCAAAAATATGTCTGATGAAGAG gcTGCTCAGCAGATAATTGAATTAAATTCAGACTGTCAAGAAGCAATTACAAAATGTCTGAAAGgtagaaaggaagaaatcagGAATGCCCTAGTGGAAAATGTACATGCAATCTcttctgcccagctgcaggattttGACTGGCAGTTGAAG CTTGCTCTGTCCAGTGATAAGATCTCCATGCTGCAAATGCCACTCCTCAATCTTGACTTGGATGTGAGAGAAAATGGTGAAATTAAGCCAGTTTCTATAGAGATGAATAAGGAAGAGTTGCAGAACCTAATAAATGCACTGGAAGCTGCTAATAAGGTAACTGTTAATGATTTAATCTTTTGTTCCTGA